The Rhipicephalus microplus isolate Deutch F79 chromosome 4, USDA_Rmic, whole genome shotgun sequence sequence attatcatgtttgcaccagtcatatactttcgtcgtccattgacgacacgtgaaaccaaatttagtatatgtggagttagcaaaacgacaacgagcgcatcatgaagggcccaatatacttcaacggAGCGCTAGTGcgcgcgtacgctgggcacagcgacgctacgttagaaaaaaaattgcccgcagcttccctcgggggaacactgaggaggatgcggagcatatattgGTTaccggggtgttaaagtgcgacttacttgggtcgatggctaaattggttaacgtggttgtgaaatggggtgttaaattgcgacttacttgggtcgatggctaaattggttaacgtggttgtaggagggggtgttaaatgagtgaacacgtacacacgtatgcgaaagggcggcgctggtcgaagggacgtcgatcattgtgtttgtggattcgttggaattcatttcaccgcgaccttggacgtcgacgcgccgtacaaaccaaccgacgagcggcaactgagcgagcgagcgccgaccttgagtatatatacagcgcgacggcgcatgcactgtcagctgtcaaatgttcgagaagggggagaagcgcaacggcgcatgcgcgcgcgtcagctgccaatgttctcgaagcgcgacggcgcatgcgcgcgcgtcagctgccgatgttctcgaagcgtgacggtgcatgcgcgctacattatacagctagcgaatgttcgtgaagaggagaagcgcacgcggtgtgtagaggaggaagggtgcacagatggtggaggagtaaagcgcgcgcggtgtgtagaggaggaagggatgcacagatggtggaagaaggaggaggaagcttgcggacggcgccgcactacaagcctcgagtattagatgctccgcatctaaaacgtgagcactctatagtccgaAGCCAGGTGCGGCCAGCGTTCATAGGCCCAGCCCAACGGCAACCAGCGCTAAATTTgcaccgatgtgttacccagacagccCTGCGTGTGCCTTTTTTTCTTGACGGacggacgccggacgcgctgaaacgcgcatgcgtcaaagaaacgcagcgcggcgcgcacctgcgtgTATATgccaagaccggcgcctggcgtggcaacgccgacgtgatgcaacgaaatgaacgtcggcgaacacgcgcaccacgtgacgtcgaaatgtattaacgtattgactgtggtatgtagtcatgttctcacatgacaggcagctcatgattatcgtgttttcaccagtcacataccttcgtcatgcattgatgtcacgtagtacgaaatttggtatatgtgacgctagcgaaatggccgcgagcgcatcatgagcgtagcatgtagtcatgttactacttgacacgcatgtcatgattttcatattagggtatgtcgcttgtgttcgccatgaaattatgtcataccacaccagttttgcaacatgtcatgtgaactaaaccgccgcaagagcagcaggaccatgaatgtatttcatgacatttatgacataaatatcatgagtttcatgttatgactagtcatatagGTTCAGCGTAGAGTCATGTTACggcatatcaagtttggtattgatatcattatcgaaacggccgcgagggctaAAGATCGTAGgcgggcggctagatagatagatacgctcaaagtcgccgaagttcgctaagaaatgcttcgcattaaaaaaacaacaacgataACCACATACAACAGGACTGGTGCTCTGTTGTTTGTATAGTTAGAACTCTACCTAACACTATATTTTGGGCGTTGTAAGTGCGCATGTAAATATATTCGGCTGTTGTCCCCTAATCATAACGTTCTTTGTGGCTTTCCTACTGGGTGATGAACGGTAGCCATCCTGGCACCCTGGGATGACCGCTGACAGTGGCAAGTCAGCGATGGCAGCGTGCGACATGACGGCGGCTTACAAATAGCAGCGCTGCTGGAAAAGTTATGTCTGCATCCGAGGCTCTCCTCGACAGCGCGTGTCGTCCCCCCTTCTCTTTGCACCTCCCTCCTGATTGCGACATGTTCTATATGCCGCCTGTGATAGCTCATGTCTATAGCGTGCGGTGAACAGAGGCATACTGAGTTCGTCTAGAAGCAATAAACTCCCCGTCACTAAGCTGTACAAGAAGGCAGTCCTCAAGGTCTTGTTACTAAATAACAAGAAAAGAAAGTTCCTTATTGACGCGACAACAGTATCCTGTCGCCAAAGGCTGAAATATTGCACTTGATTTCATCGCTAACGCCATGCTGCATTCCGGTGTCATTCCACTGCCATTTTAATTAGAGGCGATTTGTCCGTACGGCGCACCGACACGCGTTCTGTAAGTAACGTAGAGACGTAACTGCGAGTTGCTTAGTTTTTGGTGCTGCTTCGTTTCCTAGTCTACAACACAAAAAAGTGACGTCTGCGTGGATGACACAGCACAGTCCCAGGGAAAGCCGGAAGTGTGGCCTTTCGGAAACATTTTGAAACACTCTTGGGGTAActtctacaagcacacttgcagggtacccacaaCGCCATAACAAATTATAATTTCTGTGCAGTAAAGAGGCATTCACCTTGCCATCttttgtcattcttcggagaagtgttctACCCGCTACACATTTTCGAACAATTTTTGGAATTTCCTTATgctgctgacgacgatgaaaagtTGCCGACGCTTTAGTAATGGCTTGGAGCACTCGACGGTCCACTCGTTATGCAgctcgcattgtgtgatgcctggtggtttctttgctgttctaaaacgctttattacctATAAAAACAACGAACCATCTTCCCGAAGGAAACTCtgataggatgcgaagcagcagtgatgTCACGGTGTCGAttcggttgaaacgggcgtcgacacgGGTGCTATCTGAAGCGAAACTTCGTCTATCATTCACTCGCGTACACGTTTGTTTAAAACGCGAAAACACGGGAGATGGATTGGGTTTCGTGAAAGTTTCATCACAGATGAACGAGTCGAAAGAGTGTTGTAgcgttcctacttaaaataacggaacagcattaaagcttcagtatggaactggcgtccatcttaatctgctttattttttcacttcatcctcctcttccttcctgccccggccctcgcgcttcttcatcttctgtccaaaggctcataccgcttcacccttcccgctttcttttaattacccctcctggggtaatacttgaagacattcccaattgaagcacattcaacagatccacgttcaccagtgtaccagacagtcttcaaaattccgttctgggtggctgtcttggtcacagagtaaggcccataaaatttggcactggaatctcttattccttttctcactagtacgaggtcggtgacttgaatgtctggcatgtctgctcgatgcctcttgtcgaaattctttttcattcgttttcggtacctctcctcctgtgatttttgttgcctctcctcgacaatcttgaggttttccaagagtcccaactcacggtctgcctgcagaataggggtctctcctgtagaagcgtactgtggactgcaccccaagccacttgtgtaggatcggttatgatgttttacggctgcttctaaagaacatttccatcccccaggaaaactatcgtacatcttgatgtattgtctcacgtcccgtatggcacgttctgcaagcccattcgccgcaggatggtatggcgcacagaacttgatcgatacattgtaATCGACGCGAGAACGAGGCGAGCAGCGGGCCCCGGCCTTCTTGGATGGTGACTTCGTTCTGCGTCGGTGGGACCTTGGGTGTCGGTACATCGGAGGAGGTCGTTGCCACGAAGGGGCACTCCCTCTGTCCTGGAAGTCCTCCTGGCTCCTGTTGCCACTTCCGCCGTTACCTCCCCGTACTCCTTCTTCGAGATTTCTTCCGGAGCTGTTCCGTCCTGTCATTTCCAGGTTGCTCTGAAAACGGCCACCACCAGAGCCGTTTTGTCCTACTGCTTCCATGTTGCTTCGCGAGCGGCCACGTCGCCGACGAAAGTAGCGGCCACGGAACCGCCGTGGAGGGCGCCGGGGTGG is a genomic window containing:
- the LOC142814019 gene encoding uncharacterized protein LOC142814019; protein product: MHGLHTNVLKQVQILSPKTLDDLLACLQNIPSASETSITAESSSCFSRSKSDWSSHQKRITHPGGLPAAVTGTRPLPKITANLAMGEESRFSGRKKPIVAERILGTVKWFNVKNGYGFINRNDTHEDIFVHQTAITRNNPQKLLRSVGEGETVEFDVVVGDKGCEAANVTGPDGEPVQGSPYAADRRPFRPRWIPRRNQRRRGPASRRGRGEDRREEAGNRDSSRSLPPHQDQSDPAPRRWIMDGVGRPYPWRYNQRFRGVPRAPPRAPPPPPLPPQRFIVDEPRPAYAEEEVFNEPPPRRPPRRFRGRYFRRRRGRSRSNMEAVGQNGSGGGRFQSNLEMTGRNSSGRNLEEGVRGGNGGSGNRSQEDFQDRGSAPSWQRPPPMYRHPRSHRRRTKSPSKKAGARCSPRSRVDYNVSIKFCAPYHPAANGLAERAIRDVRQYIKMYDSFPGGWKCSLEAAVKHHNRSYTSGLGCSPQYASTGETPILQADRELGLLENLKIVEERQQKSQEERYRKRMKKNFDKRHRADMPDIQVTDLVLVRKGIRDSSAKFYGPYSVTKTATQNGILKTVWYTGERGSVECASIGNVFKYYPRRGN